Proteins encoded within one genomic window of Panacibacter microcysteis:
- a CDS encoding sensor histidine kinase: MMFFNYKYRYLFILLLALYTYINTELCQVYTYFQINIHWYYSFLIILLITFFTWEANRLLAKPFENLFPGNEKVIRRSIIFFFSGLVVSYLATIGTDLFFAEVVLHEKPESILNPLKLTLIYASLINLLFHLLNLVVVYQEKFKAKELEAEELKRMHAQAELMAIKQQINPHFLFNNLNVLSGLVMQQSADANNFIEAFSKVYMHILANHNKELIELKKELDFLEPYLFLLKQRFPESLQISVEVPNKYYNYYVVPVALQMLVENAIKHNVVSRKKPLSIKIYANGNSTLSVINNLQPRNETGPSSNIGLNNIQKRYILTAGKEITIEKKPDTFSVNLPLIEINTYESINN; encoded by the coding sequence ATGATGTTTTTCAATTATAAATACCGGTATCTTTTTATCCTGCTGCTGGCACTGTATACATACATCAATACAGAGCTGTGCCAGGTGTATACCTATTTCCAGATCAATATTCACTGGTATTATTCGTTCCTGATTATCTTACTGATCACGTTTTTTACGTGGGAGGCCAACCGGCTACTTGCAAAGCCCTTTGAGAACCTGTTTCCGGGTAATGAGAAAGTGATTCGCAGAAGTATCATTTTCTTTTTTTCAGGCCTTGTGGTTTCTTACCTCGCTACGATCGGCACAGATTTGTTTTTTGCCGAAGTGGTACTGCACGAAAAACCTGAGTCTATTTTAAATCCTTTAAAGCTTACGCTTATCTACGCATCGCTGATAAACCTGCTGTTTCACCTGTTAAACCTGGTGGTGGTATACCAGGAAAAGTTTAAAGCGAAGGAACTGGAAGCTGAAGAGCTGAAACGGATGCACGCACAGGCGGAGCTAATGGCCATCAAACAACAGATCAATCCGCATTTTTTATTCAATAACCTGAATGTACTTTCCGGGCTTGTAATGCAGCAAAGTGCGGACGCGAATAACTTTATCGAGGCATTTTCCAAGGTGTACATGCACATACTGGCCAACCATAATAAAGAACTCATTGAATTAAAGAAAGAACTCGATTTCCTGGAGCCTTACCTTTTTCTGCTGAAACAGCGGTTTCCCGAATCTTTGCAAATTTCTGTGGAAGTGCCGAACAAATATTACAACTACTATGTTGTACCTGTAGCGTTGCAGATGCTTGTGGAAAATGCGATCAAACATAATGTTGTATCGAGGAAAAAACCGTTGTCGATCAAGATATATGCTAACGGAAACAGCACCCTTTCTGTTATCAATAACCTGCAGCCAAGAAATGAAACCGGGCCGTCTTCAAACATAGGGCTGAACAATATTCAGAAGCGCTATATACTTACGGCCGGCAAAGAAATAACGATTGAAAAGAAACCGGATACATTTTCTGTTAACCTGCCACTCATTGAAATAAACACGTATGAGAGTATTAATAATTGA
- a CDS encoding fasciclin domain-containing protein, with the protein MKSTSILKNLVFASLLALSIISCKKDEDPQPTPTDPTLAEIAASDTSFSFLLAAATEAGLADELAGPGPLTVFAPTNNAFRAAGFATVEAIEAADPAALAAILTYHIIAGTVESGDVPVGPNAAVTVLSGGTVYTTVNSNGVFVNGVEVVTADVLASNGVIHVIEKVLIPPAGNIVETAAASADFTYLVAAVTRASEGATDVAGVLSGTGPFTVFAPTNQAFIDAGFATIADIQAADPDDLAAILTYHVIAARVFSSDLTDGATPATVNGGTVLIDLTDGATVKGNSNATPSGIVATDIVATNGVIHVIDEVLLP; encoded by the coding sequence ATGAAAAGTACTAGCATCTTAAAAAATCTCGTATTTGCCTCGCTCCTCGCACTATCGATAATCAGTTGTAAGAAGGATGAAGATCCACAGCCAACACCTACTGATCCAACACTGGCAGAGATCGCGGCTTCTGATACCAGTTTCTCATTTTTACTGGCTGCTGCTACCGAAGCAGGGCTGGCAGATGAACTGGCAGGTCCCGGCCCGCTCACGGTTTTTGCGCCAACCAATAATGCATTTCGCGCTGCAGGCTTTGCTACGGTAGAAGCTATCGAAGCTGCAGATCCTGCTGCCCTGGCCGCTATTCTTACTTACCATATTATTGCCGGTACAGTTGAATCAGGTGATGTACCTGTAGGTCCAAATGCGGCAGTAACCGTCTTAAGTGGTGGTACTGTTTACACTACCGTGAACAGTAACGGTGTTTTTGTAAATGGGGTAGAAGTGGTTACTGCTGATGTCCTGGCAAGCAATGGTGTAATACACGTTATTGAGAAGGTGTTGATACCACCAGCCGGTAATATTGTTGAGACTGCAGCCGCATCGGCTGATTTCACGTACCTGGTTGCTGCTGTAACACGTGCAAGTGAAGGTGCAACTGACGTAGCCGGCGTATTGTCCGGTACCGGACCTTTTACCGTGTTTGCACCTACCAACCAGGCATTTATTGATGCCGGTTTTGCTACCATCGCAGACATCCAGGCTGCAGATCCTGATGACCTGGCTGCCATACTTACCTACCATGTGATTGCAGCAAGGGTATTTTCATCTGACCTTACCGACGGTGCAACACCTGCTACAGTAAACGGCGGAACAGTGCTGATAGATCTGACAGATGGTGCAACCGTTAAAGGTAACAGCAACGCCACTCCATCAGGTATTGTTGCCACAGATATCGTAGCAACAAACGGGGTGATACATGTAATTGATGAAGTATTGCTTCCTTAG
- a CDS encoding Crp/Fnr family transcriptional regulator, producing MNEEVKYIYLKAHPLFNNADEHFTKAACACMKVRTVARGENISYGEGEYSKIYLLIQGKIKISDFSETDDELIKDILTAPDIFGDLSLSNNLPAHEFAEALTANSIICCFNVAEFKKLLQESPAMAIGYAGMVNQKLKKMESRHSDLVFYDAKARLIRFIKYWAKTDGNRMGNKIVLHNYLTHSDIAAVIATSRQSVNVLLNELRDAGLLFYNRKKIELNDQFIHH from the coding sequence ATGAACGAAGAAGTAAAATACATTTACCTGAAAGCTCACCCTTTATTTAACAATGCAGATGAACATTTTACAAAAGCTGCCTGCGCATGCATGAAAGTAAGAACAGTTGCAAGAGGGGAAAACATCAGTTACGGTGAAGGCGAATACAGTAAAATTTACCTGCTGATACAGGGCAAAATAAAAATATCCGACTTTAGTGAAACTGACGATGAGCTTATTAAAGACATTCTTACCGCACCCGATATTTTTGGCGATCTGAGTCTTTCCAACAACCTGCCGGCCCATGAATTTGCAGAGGCGCTTACCGCTAATTCGATCATCTGCTGCTTTAATGTTGCAGAGTTCAAAAAACTTTTGCAGGAAAGCCCGGCCATGGCAATCGGTTATGCCGGCATGGTAAATCAGAAATTAAAAAAAATGGAAAGCCGCCATTCAGACCTTGTTTTTTATGATGCAAAAGCAAGACTGATACGATTTATAAAATACTGGGCAAAAACCGATGGCAACCGCATGGGTAATAAAATCGTACTCCACAATTATCTTACACACAGTGATATTGCGGCGGTAATTGCAACTTCCAGGCAAAGCGTTAATGTACTATTGAATGAATTAAGAGATGCCGGCTTACTCTTTTACAACCGCAAAAAAATAGAACTCAACGATCAATTTATACATCATTAA
- a CDS encoding fasciclin domain-containing protein has product MKSRHLSAIALVLSGTLLFASCKKTSDVTAPENPDRAKNKEKLHSVLSSNSLGAQAPGAWWWADEYSDAVTASTARGGGMKDTALLTSFTFLDSALKFTGLDDVLADPSLQYTVFAPSDKAFMNAGFATIDDLTALGVDALTNILLYHVTSGKIFSTDIAVASNTPVTSLQGATLFVTKRENALPNRKVNVNGCGVYIADIDLGNGVMHDINRVLLPPSGTVVDAAIANPDLSYLVAAVLRASQGSTDVLGVLSGEGPFTLFAPNNAAFMAAGFATIDDINAADPDALAAILTYHVIAGRAFACDVRKGDMPTMLSGGTTLIDVDEAQPDRYLLIKGNSNSSGSYIYKRNLVSTNGVVHLIDQVLLP; this is encoded by the coding sequence ATGAAATCAAGACATTTATCTGCGATTGCTCTGGTACTCTCCGGTACGCTGCTTTTTGCTTCTTGTAAAAAAACATCAGACGTTACTGCACCTGAAAATCCTGACCGTGCAAAAAACAAAGAAAAATTACACTCCGTTTTATCTTCCAACAGTCTTGGCGCACAGGCACCCGGTGCATGGTGGTGGGCTGATGAATACAGCGATGCCGTAACCGCCAGTACAGCCAGGGGCGGTGGCATGAAAGACACTGCGCTGCTTACTTCCTTTACTTTTCTTGATTCAGCCTTGAAATTTACAGGGCTTGATGATGTACTTGCAGACCCTTCATTACAGTACACAGTATTTGCACCATCTGACAAAGCATTTATGAATGCAGGTTTTGCAACCATAGACGACCTTACTGCACTTGGCGTAGATGCGCTTACAAATATTTTGCTGTACCATGTTACCAGCGGTAAGATCTTCTCTACAGATATCGCTGTTGCTTCAAATACACCAGTTACTTCCTTACAGGGCGCCACGTTGTTTGTTACCAAACGCGAAAATGCACTGCCTAACAGGAAAGTGAATGTAAATGGCTGTGGTGTATATATTGCAGACATCGACCTTGGCAATGGTGTAATGCATGACATCAACAGGGTATTACTTCCACCATCCGGCACTGTGGTAGATGCTGCAATTGCTAATCCTGATTTAAGTTACCTCGTTGCTGCAGTATTAAGGGCAAGCCAGGGCAGTACAGATGTTTTAGGTGTACTCAGCGGCGAAGGTCCGTTCACACTGTTTGCACCAAATAACGCTGCATTTATGGCTGCCGGTTTTGCAACAATAGATGATATCAATGCAGCAGATCCAGACGCATTGGCTGCCATACTCACTTACCACGTTATTGCAGGAAGGGCTTTTGCATGCGATGTACGCAAAGGAGATATGCCAACAATGCTTAGCGGCGGCACAACGCTCATTGATGTAGATGAAGCACAGCCAGACCGCTACCTGCTTATCAAAGGCAACAGCAACAGTTCAGGTTCATATATCTATAAAAGAAACCTGGTGTCTACCAATGGCGTAGTTCATTTGATTGACCAGGTATTACTACCATAA